The following are from one region of the Hydrogenimonas sp. SS33 genome:
- a CDS encoding response regulator transcription factor has protein sequence MKILLLEDDTMLGELMVDHLRDQGHEVHHFVDGEEAEEAVLSDRYDLLLLDVNVPGIDGFELLASMRARKDMTPAVMITSRNTSGDLKEGFDLGCDDYIKKPFEFTELDARIEHIARVYNIRKNDVIALGDEIFFEPYAHRLVVAGETVMLTPKASEILHHLYKNAGRIVSREELVGSLWAYDEAPTDATLRSYIKTLRKYVPNIVTERGVGYGFEPG, from the coding sequence ATGAAAATTCTTCTACTCGAAGACGATACGATGCTTGGAGAACTGATGGTCGATCATCTTCGCGACCAGGGCCATGAAGTGCACCATTTCGTCGATGGAGAGGAGGCCGAAGAGGCCGTGTTGTCGGACCGGTACGATCTTCTTCTTCTGGATGTCAACGTGCCGGGGATCGACGGGTTCGAACTGCTCGCTTCGATGCGCGCACGGAAGGATATGACGCCGGCGGTCATGATCACCTCCAGAAATACGAGTGGCGACCTCAAAGAGGGTTTCGACCTGGGGTGTGACGACTATATCAAGAAACCGTTCGAATTTACCGAACTCGACGCCAGGATCGAACATATCGCCCGCGTCTACAACATCAGGAAGAACGACGTCATCGCATTGGGTGACGAGATCTTTTTCGAGCCGTACGCCCACCGTCTGGTGGTCGCGGGTGAAACGGTCATGCTGACCCCCAAAGCTTCCGAAATCCTCCACCACCTCTACAAAAACGCCGGGCGTATCGTTTCGCGCGAAGAGCTTGTCGGAAGCTTGTGGGCGTACGACGAAGCGCCGACCGATGCGACACTGCGAAGCTATATCAAAACCCTTCGCAAATATGTGCCGAATATCGTGACCGAAAGGGGGGTGGGCTATGGCTTTGAACCCGGATGA
- a CDS encoding tetratricopeptide repeat protein — protein sequence MKTLTLAQIYELQGLKEDALEIYKEVLKKDPKNGEARAAIHRLSGVRRHFNGVNEEMKRRFVEMESEEELVRFEAWLAQL from the coding sequence ATGAAAACCCTCACCCTGGCGCAGATCTACGAGCTTCAGGGGCTCAAAGAGGATGCGCTGGAGATCTACAAAGAGGTGCTCAAGAAAGATCCGAAAAACGGTGAGGCCCGGGCGGCGATCCACCGCCTCTCCGGGGTGCGGCGCCACTTCAACGGGGTCAATGAAGAGATGAAGCGGCGGTTCGTCGAGATGGAGAGCGAAGAGGAGCTGGTGCGTTTCGAGGCGTGGCTGGCCCAGCTGTAA
- a CDS encoding 3-isopropylmalate dehydratase small subunit, giving the protein MNVITGKVWKFGDNIDTDLIIAARYLNTSDPHELAKHVMEDADPDFVKKMQPGDIIVAGENFGCGSSREHAPIALKAAGVAAVVARSFARIFYRNAFNMGLPIFELPDTDKINEGDLISIEMDKGVIVDLNKKVEYNFQPIPEFMQELLACGGLINYAKAEMLGKETA; this is encoded by the coding sequence ATGAACGTCATTACCGGAAAAGTGTGGAAGTTCGGTGACAATATCGACACCGATCTCATCATCGCCGCACGCTATCTCAATACCTCCGACCCCCACGAGCTGGCCAAGCACGTGATGGAGGATGCCGATCCCGATTTCGTGAAGAAGATGCAGCCGGGCGACATCATTGTCGCCGGGGAGAACTTCGGGTGCGGAAGTAGCCGGGAGCATGCGCCCATCGCCCTCAAGGCGGCGGGTGTGGCGGCGGTGGTCGCCAGGAGTTTCGCGCGGATCTTCTACCGCAACGCCTTCAACATGGGGCTTCCCATCTTCGAGCTACCCGACACCGACAAGATCAACGAAGGGGATCTCATCTCCATCGAGATGGACAAAGGGGTCATTGTCGATTTGAACAAGAAGGTGGAGTACAACTTCCAGCCGATTCCGGAGTTCATGCAGGAGCTTCTGGCCTGCGGCGGCCTCATCAACTACGCCAAGGCGGAGATGCTGGGGAAGGAGACGGCGTGA
- a CDS encoding DUF255 domain-containing protein: MKKTILILLLAFSAVIATDFDWAPNLKSAEKEAAKENKLVFLMFSQKTCRICNYMKEKVFEDESVVNFITLHFVPVEIDINEAKVPEGFRVIGTPTFYILKPDGEPVGRPIVGGAKAPAFLKKLEGYIQR; this comes from the coding sequence ATGAAAAAAACGATTCTGATACTGCTGCTGGCTTTTTCCGCAGTGATCGCCACCGATTTCGACTGGGCCCCGAATCTTAAAAGTGCCGAAAAAGAGGCGGCGAAAGAGAACAAGCTGGTTTTTTTGATGTTTTCGCAAAAAACTTGCCGTATCTGCAACTATATGAAGGAGAAGGTCTTCGAAGACGAATCGGTAGTCAACTTCATTACGCTGCACTTCGTGCCGGTGGAGATCGATATCAACGAGGCAAAGGTTCCGGAAGGCTTCAGGGTCATCGGAACCCCCACCTTCTACATCCTCAAGCCTGACGGAGAACCCGTCGGACGGCCCATCGTCGGCGGGGCGAAAGCGCCGGCATTCCTCAAGAAGCTGGAAGGCTACATTCAGCGATAG
- a CDS encoding copper-translocating P-type ATPase — translation MKHETTITTDRHQRREERNSREKSHEGHNSHENGHSTMGHMHHMEEMKRRFIVSVVVTVPILLLSPMIQQWFGFSLNVPYREAIIFVLATFIYLYGGKPFLSMTVEEIKSKKPGMMTLISMAISVAYFYSAMTLVIPGGKEFFWELATLIDIMLIGHYIEAKSVLGAADALQDLVKMMPKTALRVEPDGTIEEVDVAMLEKGDTILVRPGEKVPADGRVVEGESMADESFLTGESKPVFKKAGSDVFMGSTNIDGALRILITKSGKESYLSQVIELVKEAQSSRSKTQDLANKAAGWLFYGAAGTGAVTFAVWSAIASPMDAVLRTVTVLIIACPHALGLAVPLVVAISTSLAAKRGILIRNRQAFETMRTIDAVCFDKTGTITEGRLAVSEVISTAERADLLSYAATIEQNSEHIIAKSIVDYAKKEGIIPGRAEGFTAFPGIGAKATVEGRSVMVGGPQLLIRESLTLPEALKPYESSESTKVWVAVEGDVIGVVLLSDTIRDTSVEAIKELKALGIETWMLTGDNEAVAKDVAKRCGIDHYRADLLPDEKLRLIREIQQGGKTVAMVGDGINDAPSLLTADIGIAIGAGTDIAIESADIILTQSDLMSVVHAIRLSMATTKKMVQNLWWASGYNIVAIPLAAGVMAPWGIVIDPAVGAILMSVSTVVVALNAQLLKRAKG, via the coding sequence ATGAAACATGAAACAACCATTACGACAGATCGGCACCAGCGCCGTGAAGAAAGAAATTCACGGGAAAAAAGCCACGAGGGGCACAACAGTCACGAAAACGGCCACTCCACGATGGGGCACATGCACCATATGGAGGAGATGAAGAGACGGTTCATCGTTTCGGTTGTCGTCACCGTACCGATACTGCTTCTGTCGCCCATGATCCAGCAGTGGTTCGGTTTTTCGTTGAACGTTCCCTACCGCGAAGCGATCATATTCGTTCTTGCCACCTTCATCTACCTCTATGGGGGCAAACCGTTTCTCTCCATGACGGTCGAAGAGATCAAATCCAAAAAGCCCGGGATGATGACGCTCATCTCCATGGCGATCAGCGTCGCCTACTTCTATTCGGCCATGACGCTCGTCATTCCGGGAGGCAAGGAGTTTTTCTGGGAGCTGGCGACCCTGATCGACATCATGCTCATCGGCCACTACATCGAAGCCAAAAGCGTACTGGGGGCAGCGGATGCGCTGCAGGACCTGGTCAAAATGATGCCCAAGACCGCACTGCGTGTCGAGCCGGACGGAACGATCGAAGAGGTCGACGTGGCGATGCTCGAAAAAGGCGATACGATCCTGGTGCGGCCGGGAGAGAAGGTTCCTGCGGACGGCCGGGTCGTCGAGGGTGAGAGCATGGCCGACGAATCGTTTCTCACGGGAGAGTCAAAACCGGTCTTCAAGAAAGCCGGAAGCGATGTTTTCATGGGAAGCACGAACATCGACGGAGCGCTGCGCATCCTCATCACCAAAAGCGGGAAGGAGAGTTATCTTTCCCAGGTGATCGAACTGGTCAAAGAGGCGCAGTCGAGCCGCTCAAAAACGCAGGATCTGGCCAACAAGGCGGCGGGATGGCTCTTTTACGGGGCTGCCGGCACGGGTGCCGTCACCTTCGCCGTCTGGTCGGCGATCGCTTCGCCGATGGATGCGGTGCTCAGGACCGTCACGGTTCTCATCATCGCCTGTCCCCACGCTCTGGGGCTCGCCGTACCGCTGGTGGTCGCCATCTCCACATCGCTGGCGGCAAAACGCGGTATTCTCATCAGAAACCGGCAGGCCTTCGAAACGATGCGCACCATCGATGCCGTCTGCTTCGACAAGACCGGCACCATAACCGAAGGGCGCCTCGCGGTCTCCGAGGTAATCTCCACGGCAGAGAGAGCCGATCTGCTCTCCTATGCCGCTACGATCGAACAGAATTCCGAGCACATCATCGCCAAATCGATCGTCGACTATGCCAAAAAAGAGGGCATCATACCCGGACGTGCGGAGGGGTTCACCGCATTCCCCGGTATCGGTGCCAAGGCGACGGTGGAAGGGAGAAGCGTCATGGTGGGCGGCCCGCAGCTGCTGATCCGGGAATCCCTGACGCTGCCCGAGGCGCTGAAACCCTACGAATCGAGCGAATCGACGAAAGTGTGGGTCGCAGTCGAGGGTGACGTGATCGGTGTCGTTCTGTTGAGCGACACGATTCGCGACACCTCCGTCGAAGCGATCAAAGAGCTCAAAGCCCTCGGCATCGAAACGTGGATGCTCACGGGCGACAACGAAGCGGTGGCCAAAGATGTGGCAAAACGCTGCGGGATCGACCACTACCGGGCCGATCTTCTTCCCGACGAGAAGCTCCGTCTTATCCGTGAGATCCAGCAGGGCGGCAAAACCGTCGCCATGGTGGGAGACGGCATCAACGACGCACCGTCGCTTCTGACGGCCGATATCGGCATCGCCATCGGCGCGGGCACCGACATCGCCATCGAAAGCGCCGACATCATCCTGACCCAAAGCGACCTGATGAGCGTGGTCCATGCCATCAGACTCTCCATGGCGACGACGAAAAAGATGGTGCAGAACCTCTGGTGGGCGAGCGGGTACAATATCGTCGCGATTCCGCTGGCCGCCGGGGTCATGGCTCCATGGGGCATCGTCATCGACCCGGCCGTCGGTGCGATACTGATGTCGGTAAGCACCGTCGTCGTGGCACTCAACGCCCAGCTGCTCAAACGGGCCAAGGGCTGA
- the purU gene encoding formyltetrahydrofolate deformylase gives MTRHYRVLIDCKDEKGLVYKISKAFYDFDLNVEKNREFVDAQNGKFFMRSEVSGRFDPAALEAELKLVLPEKAKIRLAEPRPKRIVLMATKESHCLGDILIRHEAGELEADVVGVVSNYDTLRSLVERFDIPYVHVPHEGLQRAQHEEKILEALERFGPLDYIVLAKYMRILTPEFVAHFDERIINIHHSFLPAFIGANPYKQAYDRGVKIIGATAHFVNNNLDEGPIIAQDTIPVNHAMDWVQMRNAGRDVEKIVLAKALKLALEDRIFVYANKTVIFD, from the coding sequence ATGACCCGACATTACCGTGTTTTGATCGACTGCAAAGATGAGAAAGGGCTGGTCTACAAAATCTCCAAAGCCTTCTACGATTTCGACCTCAATGTGGAGAAAAACCGGGAGTTCGTCGACGCCCAGAACGGGAAATTCTTCATGCGGAGTGAAGTGAGCGGCAGGTTCGACCCCGCCGCGCTGGAGGCGGAATTGAAGCTGGTCCTTCCCGAAAAGGCGAAGATCCGCCTGGCGGAGCCCCGTCCCAAGCGGATCGTGTTGATGGCGACGAAAGAGAGCCACTGCCTGGGGGACATTCTCATACGCCACGAAGCGGGGGAGCTGGAGGCCGACGTGGTCGGTGTCGTCTCCAACTATGACACGCTCCGCTCCCTGGTGGAGCGCTTCGACATTCCCTATGTCCACGTCCCCCACGAGGGGCTGCAGCGGGCACAGCACGAAGAGAAAATTCTGGAGGCGCTGGAGCGGTTCGGGCCTCTCGATTACATTGTGCTCGCCAAGTACATGCGCATCCTCACCCCCGAATTTGTCGCCCATTTCGATGAACGGATTATCAACATCCATCACTCCTTCCTTCCCGCTTTCATCGGTGCCAACCCCTACAAACAGGCCTACGACCGGGGTGTCAAGATCATCGGAGCGACGGCGCACTTCGTGAACAACAACCTGGATGAAGGGCCCATCATCGCCCAGGATACGATCCCGGTGAACCACGCCATGGACTGGGTCCAGATGCGCAACGCCGGGCGCGATGTGGAAAAGATCGTCCTGGCCAAGGCCCTGAAGCTGGCGCTGGAAGACAGAATTTTCGTCTACGCGAACAAAACCGTCATCTTCGATTAG
- the leuB gene encoding 3-isopropylmalate dehydrogenase: MHTYKIALIKGDGIGPEIIEEAVKVLDAVSYAEGFELKYTEYLLGGAAIDATGDPAPKETLEGVKQADAVLFGAIGGEKWDNLPRDKRPETGLLKLRKELEVFANLRPVTVYDELVNASTLKPSVIQGVDLMVVRELIGGIYFGQPRGNDGQKAFNTMVYTKPEIERIAHKAFQIAMKRSKRVCSVDKANVLDVSQLWRDTVEEVAKAYPEVTLSHMYVDNAAMQLVRDPKQFDVILTGNIFGDILSDEASMLSGSIGLLPSASIGEKYGLYEPIHGSAPDIAGQGIANPIATIASAAMMLRYQLGETSAADRIDRAIKQTLHEGYRTQDLSAFDAKEVCSTSEIGSIIANYASK; encoded by the coding sequence ATGCATACCTACAAAATCGCCCTGATCAAGGGAGACGGCATCGGGCCGGAGATCATCGAAGAGGCGGTGAAGGTTCTCGATGCCGTCAGCTACGCCGAAGGGTTCGAACTCAAATACACCGAATACCTCCTGGGCGGCGCCGCCATCGACGCCACCGGGGACCCGGCACCCAAGGAGACCCTCGAAGGGGTCAAGCAGGCAGACGCGGTACTTTTCGGCGCCATCGGCGGTGAGAAATGGGACAACCTGCCCCGTGACAAACGCCCCGAAACGGGCCTGCTCAAGCTTCGCAAGGAGCTGGAAGTCTTCGCCAACCTGCGCCCGGTGACCGTCTATGACGAGCTGGTCAACGCCTCGACCCTCAAGCCTTCCGTCATCCAGGGGGTCGACCTGATGGTGGTGCGGGAGCTGATCGGCGGCATCTACTTCGGCCAGCCCCGGGGCAACGACGGCCAGAAGGCCTTCAACACCATGGTCTACACCAAACCGGAGATCGAGCGCATCGCCCACAAAGCCTTCCAGATCGCCATGAAACGCTCCAAACGGGTCTGCTCCGTCGACAAGGCGAACGTCCTCGATGTCAGCCAGCTCTGGCGCGACACGGTCGAAGAGGTGGCGAAGGCGTATCCGGAAGTGACGCTGAGCCATATGTACGTCGACAATGCCGCCATGCAGCTCGTGCGCGACCCGAAGCAGTTCGACGTCATTCTCACCGGCAACATTTTCGGGGATATTCTCAGCGACGAGGCGAGCATGCTCAGCGGCTCCATCGGACTGCTTCCCTCCGCCTCCATCGGGGAGAAGTACGGCCTCTACGAGCCGATCCACGGCAGCGCCCCCGACATTGCGGGGCAGGGGATCGCCAACCCCATCGCCACGATCGCCAGCGCCGCGATGATGCTGCGCTATCAACTGGGGGAAACCAGCGCCGCCGACAGGATCGACCGGGCTATCAAACAGACACTGCACGAAGGGTACCGTACCCAGGACCTGAGCGCCTTCGATGCCAAAGAGGTCTGCTCCACCAGTGAGATCGGGTCGATCATCGCCAACTATGCCAGTAAATAG
- a CDS encoding CCA tRNA nucleotidyltransferase: MKLSPYEKLPSEAARELRVVETFFRTRYPDVKLYLVGGAVRDMVMGRDAYDLDIECFGIEPEPFDEAMRQLGVKGVGKSFFVYKYGSHIDIALPRIERKVGEGHRGFAVSLARDTKEASRRRDFTMNALMLDLQTGEVVDHWGGLEDIRRRLIRVVDAGKFVEDSLRVLRAMQFSARLKFRIEPKSRDLMRSMALDDLTPERVFWEFEKMFNAPWLHYGLFAMLDLRIGEKLMNLTADRAQFIRMARHMAKARRLEEGAMRPYYFLFILSSDLKRSALRLCEAIHTPNIYKKILVFQKRVPRRITDRFLGGLALRFALRQWLGIYADDVYARCRRLGIYHHPFDPGIRPAQLLEEGYSGKALGEELRRRQLDAVRRQFARD; this comes from the coding sequence GTGAAACTCTCCCCCTACGAAAAACTCCCCTCCGAAGCGGCCCGGGAACTCCGGGTTGTCGAAACCTTTTTCCGCACCCGCTACCCCGATGTGAAGCTCTATCTCGTCGGCGGCGCCGTGCGGGACATGGTGATGGGCAGGGATGCTTACGATCTTGATATCGAATGTTTCGGCATCGAACCCGAACCCTTCGACGAAGCGATGCGGCAGCTTGGTGTCAAAGGGGTCGGCAAGAGCTTTTTCGTCTACAAATACGGCAGCCATATCGACATCGCCCTGCCCAGAATCGAACGCAAAGTGGGGGAGGGGCACCGGGGCTTCGCCGTTTCGCTGGCCCGGGACACCAAAGAGGCGAGCCGCCGGCGGGACTTCACGATGAACGCCCTGATGCTGGATCTGCAAACCGGGGAGGTGGTGGACCACTGGGGCGGTCTGGAAGATATCCGCCGCCGGCTCATCAGGGTCGTCGATGCCGGAAAATTCGTCGAAGACTCCCTCCGCGTGCTGCGGGCAATGCAGTTTTCGGCGCGGCTGAAATTCCGCATCGAGCCGAAAAGCCGGGACCTGATGCGGTCCATGGCCCTGGACGACCTGACGCCGGAGCGGGTCTTCTGGGAGTTCGAGAAGATGTTCAACGCCCCGTGGCTTCACTACGGCCTTTTCGCGATGCTGGACCTGCGCATCGGCGAAAAGCTGATGAACCTGACCGCCGACCGGGCGCAATTCATCCGGATGGCGCGCCACATGGCAAAGGCGAGGCGCCTGGAAGAGGGTGCCATGCGCCCCTACTACTTCCTCTTCATCCTCTCCAGCGACCTGAAACGCTCGGCGCTGAGACTCTGCGAAGCGATCCATACCCCCAACATCTACAAAAAGATTCTGGTGTTCCAGAAACGGGTGCCCCGCCGCATCACCGACCGCTTTCTGGGAGGATTGGCACTGCGTTTCGCCCTTCGGCAGTGGCTGGGGATCTATGCAGACGACGTCTACGCCCGCTGCAGGCGTCTGGGCATCTACCACCACCCCTTCGACCCGGGCATCCGTCCCGCACAGCTGCTGGAGGAGGGCTACAGCGGCAAGGCGCTGGGGGAGGAACTCAGACGCCGGCAACTCGACGCGGTCCGGAGGCAATTCGCCAGAGATTGA
- a CDS encoding HAMP domain-containing sensor histidine kinase: MALNPDERRSLLRFMAVYLGAGLLIVVTFSLLFYRIDSESIRDRTLSNLRMTAMKISASAVEAQMQGKPFNIPKSVGCDYLLLDASKKPIAGCITEPLDLTREFYVRNGCAYYVDRTAHGHMKIEYVVLRECSYAEKLRNCAVRVIVMGMAAYLFLMLVGWYLGRLFLKPMREKIEQMDRFIKDSTHELNTPVTTMLLALEKIEAKECKPVYLKSLQMSGHLISRIYEDLTFMLLRNKSVEREHLKKVDVADTVRESVAFFSILSERKRIEVATRLSSCVVKADPHHLALLVKNLLDNALKYTRSGGRVEMVLEGCRLDVRDTGSGIPKEKLERIFDRYHRENSVEGGFGIGLSIVERICDIYGYRVEVVSEVGRGSTFSILFRPRPGSGHPAQ; the protein is encoded by the coding sequence ATGGCTTTGAACCCGGATGAGAGACGTTCGCTTCTGCGATTCATGGCCGTCTACCTCGGTGCCGGGCTTCTGATCGTCGTCACCTTTTCACTGCTTTTCTATCGCATCGACTCCGAGTCTATCCGCGACAGAACGCTCTCGAATCTCCGAATGACGGCGATGAAGATCTCCGCGTCCGCCGTCGAGGCACAGATGCAGGGAAAGCCTTTCAATATTCCCAAATCCGTCGGCTGCGACTATCTTTTGCTCGACGCTTCCAAAAAGCCGATCGCCGGATGCATCACGGAGCCTCTCGATCTGACAAGGGAGTTCTATGTACGAAACGGCTGCGCCTATTACGTCGATCGCACCGCCCACGGCCATATGAAGATCGAATATGTCGTCCTCAGAGAGTGCAGCTACGCCGAAAAGTTACGAAACTGCGCCGTGCGGGTCATTGTCATGGGAATGGCGGCCTATCTCTTCCTTATGCTGGTGGGATGGTACCTGGGGCGGCTCTTCCTCAAACCGATGCGCGAAAAGATAGAACAGATGGACCGTTTCATCAAAGACAGTACCCATGAACTCAACACGCCCGTGACGACGATGCTCCTGGCGCTGGAAAAGATCGAAGCCAAAGAGTGCAAACCGGTCTATCTGAAGTCGCTTCAGATGAGCGGCCACCTTATTTCCCGGATCTACGAAGACCTCACCTTCATGCTGCTTCGGAACAAGTCCGTGGAGCGGGAGCATCTTAAAAAGGTGGATGTGGCCGACACGGTGCGGGAGAGTGTCGCCTTCTTCTCCATCCTCTCCGAACGCAAAAGGATAGAGGTGGCGACGCGCCTCTCCTCCTGCGTGGTAAAAGCCGACCCCCACCACCTGGCGCTTCTGGTGAAGAACCTGCTGGACAACGCCCTCAAATACACCCGCAGCGGGGGGCGGGTGGAGATGGTGCTGGAGGGGTGCCGGCTGGATGTCCGCGACACGGGCAGCGGCATCCCCAAAGAGAAACTCGAACGCATCTTTGACCGCTACCATCGGGAGAACAGTGTGGAAGGAGGTTTCGGTATAGGGCTGAGCATCGTCGAGCGCATCTGCGACATCTACGGTTACAGGGTGGAAGTGGTTTCGGAAGTGGGGCGGGGAAGCACCTTTTCCATCCTGTTTCGCCCCCGTCCCGGAAGCGGCCATCCGGCGCAATAA
- a CDS encoding mechanosensitive ion channel family protein — protein MKRLLLLLLPALLLLAATTFWQTVVEVEKEFYSKDVKVTLPLSPKSPPKAEENVTAETVLSKPAAAMVKKGSAAAKEEKQAATSNDLSKLADRKIEKFNLILSLMKDRPFEVDNPDNIFYNPALSEQLRSKLRTRMAVNKEYGYKTAVIRDEIALMDLDLRKNIYDFFTYLANHWTDMSTKEMVEYFSKYAKTLRSVKTGEFTKAYLEAKKSNDKISKKIVENYTKLRMDYLFFSEFLEYLSSNPSMLHYRSLMSLFELNVIINKINSIELFARINTSLRHIHTDMGRLILFIVIMILAWGAAYLFYYRLYKYLKYLIEKEYHETDELLLNNLDGMRRPFFILVLAFGFRLGLEVLFHPSPIPEKLAILFYAVFVGTVAYILIIIIDSLFFDYMVKKGELKNKQLRQELINLILSIIKAIIIIIALSMLLVRMGVNVTGLIASLGIGGLAVALAAQNTLSNFFGLLKIIFDNSFSQGDWIQTNDVEGTVVEIGFISTMVRTFDNALITVPNATLANSPLKNWSKRTVGRRIKMIIGVTYGSPREKVVKAVREIEQMLLDHPGVASPQKIDHDTFSRRSRRERKLVSMEDKYGIKTTLLVYLDEFAESSINILLYCFSKSVVWQEWLEVKQDVMLKIWEILDRNGLDFAFPSESIYFDPDNIEESFHKALPPGFEKKRGSEET, from the coding sequence ATGAAACGGTTGCTTCTGCTTCTGCTGCCGGCCCTCCTTCTACTCGCCGCGACCACCTTCTGGCAGACGGTAGTGGAGGTTGAGAAAGAGTTCTACTCCAAAGATGTGAAAGTGACTCTGCCTCTTTCTCCCAAAAGCCCTCCAAAAGCCGAGGAAAACGTCACGGCAGAGACGGTTCTATCCAAGCCCGCCGCCGCGATGGTGAAGAAAGGGTCGGCTGCCGCGAAGGAGGAGAAGCAGGCCGCGACTTCCAACGACCTTTCCAAACTGGCGGACAGGAAGATCGAAAAATTCAACCTGATCCTCTCCCTCATGAAAGATCGTCCCTTCGAAGTGGACAATCCCGACAATATCTTCTACAATCCGGCCCTCTCCGAGCAGCTTCGCTCCAAGCTTCGGACCCGAATGGCTGTCAATAAGGAGTATGGCTACAAGACGGCAGTCATCCGGGACGAGATTGCGTTGATGGACCTGGACCTTCGAAAAAACATCTATGATTTCTTTACCTATCTCGCCAACCACTGGACCGACATGTCCACGAAGGAGATGGTAGAGTACTTCTCCAAATACGCAAAAACTCTTCGGAGCGTGAAAACGGGAGAGTTCACCAAGGCCTACCTGGAGGCGAAAAAGTCCAACGACAAAATTTCGAAAAAGATCGTGGAGAACTACACGAAACTCCGGATGGATTACCTCTTCTTCAGCGAATTTCTGGAGTATCTATCCAGCAACCCTTCCATGCTCCATTACCGGTCGCTGATGTCTCTTTTCGAGCTGAATGTCATCATCAACAAGATCAACTCCATCGAGCTCTTCGCCCGTATCAACACCAGTCTGCGTCATATCCATACCGATATGGGGCGTCTCATCCTCTTCATCGTCATCATGATATTGGCCTGGGGGGCGGCCTATCTCTTCTATTACCGGCTCTATAAATATCTGAAATATCTGATCGAAAAGGAGTATCACGAAACCGACGAGCTGCTGCTGAACAATCTCGACGGTATGCGCCGCCCCTTCTTCATTCTCGTCCTTGCTTTCGGATTCCGCCTGGGGTTGGAGGTTCTCTTCCATCCATCGCCCATTCCCGAAAAACTGGCGATTCTCTTCTATGCCGTCTTCGTCGGAACCGTCGCTTATATCCTGATCATCATCATCGACAGCCTCTTTTTCGACTATATGGTCAAGAAGGGGGAGTTGAAAAACAAACAACTGCGTCAGGAACTGATCAACCTGATTCTCTCCATCATCAAGGCGATCATCATCATCATCGCCCTTTCAATGCTGCTGGTACGCATGGGGGTCAATGTGACGGGCCTGATCGCCTCCCTGGGGATCGGTGGTCTGGCCGTGGCCCTGGCGGCCCAGAATACCCTGAGCAACTTCTTCGGCCTTCTGAAGATCATATTCGACAACTCCTTCTCCCAGGGGGACTGGATCCAGACCAACGACGTGGAGGGGACCGTCGTGGAGATCGGTTTCATCAGTACGATGGTCCGCACCTTCGACAACGCCCTCATCACGGTCCCCAATGCGACGCTGGCCAACTCGCCGCTGAAGAACTGGAGCAAACGGACCGTCGGGCGGCGCATCAAGATGATCATCGGAGTCACCTACGGTTCACCCAGGGAGAAGGTGGTGAAGGCGGTCAGGGAGATCGAGCAGATGCTGCTCGACCATCCCGGTGTGGCATCGCCCCAGAAGATCGACCACGATACCTTTTCCCGTCGTTCCCGTCGGGAACGGAAACTCGTCTCCATGGAGGACAAGTACGGTATCAAGACGACGCTGCTGGTCTATCTGGACGAGTTTGCCGAGAGCTCCATCAACATTCTTCTCTACTGTTTCAGCAAGAGTGTCGTGTGGCAGGAGTGGCTGGAGGTGAAACAGGACGTCATGCTCAAAATCTGGGAGATTCTCGATAGAAACGGCCTCGATTTCGCCTTTCCCTCCGAATCGATCTATTTCGACCCAGACAATATCGAAGAGAGTTTCCACAAAGCCCTGCCGCCAGGGTTCGAAAAGAAGCGGGGGAGTGAAGAAACATGA